Proteins from a genomic interval of Flammeovirgaceae bacterium SG7u.111:
- a CDS encoding acyltransferase, with product MKKIITYIKTNPNAKYWVLKMLFRPKPYSSRLRFWAKCIFIFPKYLQKGIPLKCRLDLAPFHKLVIGKKCRIEKDVVINNGMGDVVLGEEVHTGIGCIISGPVTFHKHVGLAQYVRVIGLHHGIRADSPHHYQEVTKAPVILEEDAFVGTGAVIMGKKNGEPLTLGKYCRIGANAVVTTDIPAYSIAVGNPAKVIKKWDFEKEKYVKV from the coding sequence ATGAAGAAAATAATAACATATATAAAAACTAATCCTAACGCAAAATACTGGGTTTTAAAAATGCTTTTTCGTCCTAAGCCTTATTCTTCAAGATTGAGATTTTGGGCTAAATGTATCTTCATATTTCCAAAATACCTCCAAAAGGGTATTCCATTGAAATGTAGACTAGATTTAGCGCCGTTTCACAAGCTTGTGATTGGCAAAAAATGCCGAATTGAAAAAGATGTAGTTATTAATAATGGTATGGGAGATGTGGTTTTAGGAGAAGAGGTACATACAGGAATTGGGTGTATTATAAGTGGCCCTGTTACCTTTCACAAACATGTAGGTTTGGCACAATATGTCAGGGTAATTGGCTTACATCATGGCATTCGTGCAGATAGCCCTCATCACTATCAAGAAGTTACTAAAGCCCCGGTTATCTTAGAAGAAGACGCTTTTGTGGGTACAGGTGCTGTGATTATGGGCAAAAAAAATGGTGAGCCGCTAACATTAGGTAAATATTGCCGGATTGGAGCCAATGCTGTTGTAACGACAGACATTCCTGCATATTCAATTGCTGTAGGAAACCCTGCAAAAGTTATTAAGAAATGGGATTTTGAAAAGGAGAAATATGTAAAGGTTTAA
- a CDS encoding FKBP-type peptidyl-prolyl cis-trans isomerase has product MIHKILKVTLLAIIFPAFIFSCEEDTGPEGQDQAVRDNIVILDYFEENDITEYESTESGMYYIVETEGAGSTVPDEAIVKVHYTGSLLYGNVFDSSVYRDEPFEFQATTGRIVSEYDEDGEPVFSGTVIDGWIEAVSLMKLGEKTRFYIPSALAYKERGSGSIPGNSVIYFDIELLEILPL; this is encoded by the coding sequence ATGATACATAAAATCTTAAAAGTAACCTTGTTGGCAATTATTTTTCCTGCATTTATTTTTTCTTGTGAGGAAGATACAGGGCCAGAAGGGCAAGATCAGGCGGTAAGAGATAACATAGTTATTTTGGACTATTTTGAGGAAAATGATATTACCGAATACGAAAGTACGGAGTCGGGGATGTATTATATAGTAGAAACTGAAGGGGCAGGTAGCACCGTGCCAGATGAGGCAATAGTAAAAGTTCATTATACGGGTTCTCTGCTTTATGGAAATGTATTTGATAGCTCAGTTTATAGAGACGAGCCGTTTGAATTTCAGGCTACCACAGGCAGAATTGTATCAGAATATGACGAGGATGGCGAGCCTGTGTTTTCGGGGACGGTTATAGACGGTTGGATAGAAGCTGTTAGTTTGATGAAGCTAGGGGAAAAGACGAGGTTTTACATACCTTCCGCACTTGCTTATAAAGAAAGAGGCTCGGGCAGTATTCCTGGGAATAGCGTTATTTATTTTGATATTGAACTATTGGAAATACTTCCTTTGTAA
- a CDS encoding DHH family phosphoesterase, translating into MDNFEALKELLDQPRKIVIFPHRKPDADALGASLALAAFLNKKGHEATVISPTDYPDFLNWLPGNECVLVYEGNNTKAENLISESDVLFCLDFSSLDRIDNLGPIVAKSTATKVLIDHHLGKEDFADFELWNPKSAATAELVFDFINLFGDSNAIDLPMAQCIYAGIMTDTGSFKYSSTSGKTHTIIADLLDRGLKQEEIHRNIFDVNTENRIKFLGYALNEKLVILHEYKTAYIAITAEELVRFQLKTGDTEGLVNYPLSIQGIKLAVLFTDRSEHISMSFRSVGDFSVSEFANAHFNGGGHKNASGAAVKNMTLDEVVERFNKLLPFYREQLNK; encoded by the coding sequence ATGGATAATTTTGAGGCATTAAAAGAGCTATTAGACCAGCCTAGAAAGATTGTGATTTTCCCTCATCGCAAGCCTGATGCAGATGCGTTGGGAGCTAGTTTGGCTCTAGCTGCTTTTCTCAATAAAAAGGGGCATGAAGCAACGGTGATTTCGCCTACTGACTATCCTGATTTTTTGAATTGGTTGCCAGGGAATGAGTGTGTGTTGGTGTATGAAGGGAACAATACGAAGGCAGAAAATTTAATTAGCGAATCAGATGTTCTTTTTTGCCTCGATTTTTCGAGCCTCGATCGTATAGATAACCTAGGGCCTATAGTTGCCAAGTCTACTGCGACTAAAGTACTGATAGATCATCATTTGGGGAAAGAAGATTTTGCCGACTTTGAACTTTGGAACCCTAAATCGGCGGCTACAGCCGAGCTTGTTTTCGATTTTATCAACCTGTTTGGTGACAGCAATGCAATCGACTTGCCTATGGCGCAGTGTATTTATGCTGGAATTATGACCGATACGGGTTCGTTCAAGTATTCCAGCACTTCGGGCAAAACACATACAATTATAGCTGATTTGCTAGACAGGGGGCTGAAGCAAGAAGAAATCCATCGGAATATTTTTGATGTAAATACAGAAAACCGCATCAAGTTTTTGGGCTATGCGCTCAATGAAAAATTGGTGATCCTCCACGAATACAAAACAGCTTACATAGCTATTACCGCTGAAGAATTGGTTCGTTTCCAGCTGAAAACCGGCGATACAGAAGGACTGGTAAACTACCCCCTTTCTATCCAAGGAATAAAGCTTGCAGTCCTTTTTACCGACAGAAGCGAGCATATTTCGATGTCCTTCCGCTCGGTGGGCGACTTTTCGGTAAGCGAATTTGCCAATGCACATTTCAACGGAGGTGGGCATAAAAATGCTTCGGGTGCTGCCGTGAAAAATATGACCTTAGATGAGGTGGTGGAGCGTTTCAACAAGCTCTTGCCTTTTTATAGAGAGCAGCTTAATAAGTAA
- a CDS encoding acetyl-CoA carboxylase carboxyltransferase subunit alpha, translating to MHLDFEKPIVDLEEKLNSMKALAESNNVDVSDAIKTLEDKIKELKVSTFQNLTRWQRVQLSRHPARPYALDYIYQISNDFIELHGDRNIKDDKAMVGGLASIDGQTFMIIGQQKGRNTKQRQLRNFGMANPSGYRKALRLMKIAEKFNKPIVCLIDTPGAFPGLEAEERGQAEAIAKNLKEMFMLKVPVICIIIGEGASGGALGIAIGDKVMMLENTWYSVISPESCSSILWRSWEFKEQAAEALRPTAKDMKELKLIDGIIPEPMGGAHTDPVGMAHIVKEIVLKETKALLKLSPQERISKRIDKFANMGVYK from the coding sequence ATGCATTTAGACTTCGAAAAGCCGATAGTTGATTTGGAGGAAAAGCTAAACAGCATGAAGGCCTTGGCCGAGAGCAATAATGTTGATGTATCAGATGCTATTAAGACATTGGAAGACAAGATAAAAGAACTCAAAGTCAGTACTTTTCAAAACCTCACCCGCTGGCAGAGGGTTCAGCTTTCGCGCCATCCGGCACGCCCTTATGCCCTCGATTATATCTACCAGATAAGCAACGATTTTATAGAGCTTCATGGCGATAGGAATATCAAAGATGATAAGGCGATGGTGGGTGGATTGGCGAGTATAGATGGACAAACGTTCATGATTATTGGTCAGCAGAAAGGAAGGAATACGAAACAACGTCAGCTCCGTAACTTCGGGATGGCCAACCCTTCGGGCTATAGGAAGGCGCTTCGCCTCATGAAAATAGCCGAGAAGTTTAACAAGCCAATTGTTTGCCTTATTGATACTCCGGGTGCTTTCCCTGGGCTAGAAGCCGAAGAAAGGGGGCAAGCTGAGGCTATTGCCAAAAACTTGAAGGAAATGTTTATGCTGAAAGTGCCGGTGATCTGTATTATTATAGGTGAAGGTGCTTCGGGCGGTGCATTGGGTATTGCGATTGGCGATAAGGTGATGATGCTTGAGAATACATGGTATTCGGTGATTTCTCCTGAGTCTTGTTCTTCTATATTGTGGAGGAGCTGGGAGTTTAAAGAGCAGGCAGCTGAGGCGCTAAGGCCTACGGCAAAAGACATGAAAGAGCTAAAGCTTATTGATGGGATTATTCCTGAGCCTATGGGCGGTGCGCATACCGATCCGGTTGGGATGGCGCATATTGTAAAAGAAATTGTTTTGAAAGAAACAAAAGCGCTGTTGAAGCTTTCGCCACAAGAGCGTATTTCCAAGCGTATTGATAAATTTGCCAACATGGGCGTGTATAAATAG
- a CDS encoding IS4 family transposase gives MTSLYKSKELQLILQQELGGNKARITLLSYLIISVLKVRSVNFKRLATGYDNGVLLSSKLRRVQRFFSQFTFAEALYCKLIMKTLPIEGKYELSLDRTNWKLGQLNINILFLSVIYKGVGLPVFWCTLGNKRGNSSQKERKDLLNRFMLNFGDDKIAYLTADREFVGQDWLAYLTSHQIRYFIRVRNNMHITLAEGKTVKAYWLLMAQRLNRVYFHPKIVYLNDTLGYFSGIKYVGQNGKIDYLILVSYNQEDLSLDIYKNRWQIETMFRAFKSAGFNLEDTHITDYERLDTLIKVISIAFVWSYSVGIYLNDCVKKIAIKNHGRRAVSFFTYGLDFLTNAFINTIRNDIKIAFKIFLSCT, from the coding sequence ATGACAAGCCTGTATAAAAGTAAAGAATTGCAATTGATTTTGCAGCAAGAGTTGGGAGGAAATAAAGCCAGAATAACGTTGTTGAGTTATTTAATCATATCGGTTTTGAAAGTAAGGAGCGTGAATTTCAAACGATTGGCGACAGGATATGATAATGGGGTTCTTCTATCATCAAAACTTCGTAGAGTCCAGCGGTTCTTCAGCCAATTCACCTTTGCAGAAGCCCTTTATTGTAAGCTGATAATGAAAACCTTACCAATAGAAGGTAAATATGAATTAAGCCTGGACCGGACAAATTGGAAGCTGGGACAGCTCAACATCAACATTTTGTTCTTATCAGTAATTTATAAAGGAGTAGGCCTGCCCGTATTTTGGTGCACATTGGGAAATAAGCGGGGCAATTCCTCTCAAAAAGAGCGAAAAGACCTACTCAATCGTTTTATGCTCAACTTTGGAGATGATAAGATTGCCTATTTGACAGCTGATAGAGAGTTTGTTGGCCAAGATTGGTTGGCGTATTTGACGAGCCATCAAATCCGTTATTTTATCAGGGTCCGCAATAATATGCATATTACTTTGGCGGAAGGCAAAACGGTGAAAGCTTATTGGTTATTAATGGCTCAACGGCTAAACCGAGTATATTTTCACCCTAAAATTGTTTATCTCAATGATACGTTGGGCTATTTCTCAGGTATTAAATATGTTGGTCAAAATGGAAAAATTGATTACCTGATATTGGTTTCCTATAACCAAGAAGACTTAAGCCTAGACATCTATAAAAACCGTTGGCAGATAGAAACTATGTTCAGGGCTTTCAAGTCGGCTGGTTTTAATTTGGAAGATACCCATATTACTGATTATGAAAGATTAGACACCCTGATAAAAGTCATTTCCATTGCTTTTGTTTGGTCTTACAGCGTAGGCATTTACCTTAATGATTGTGTCAAAAAAATAGCAATTAAAAACCACGGCAGGAGGGCCGTAAGCTTCTTTACTTACGGGCTTGATTTCCTTACCAATGCTTTTATCAATACAATTAGAAACGACATCAAAATCGCTTTTAAGATTTTTTTGTCATGTACTTAG
- the cobT gene encoding nicotinate-nucleotide--dimethylbenzimidazole phosphoribosyltransferase, with protein sequence MREFLINKPDQALLPKIQHKIDFKTKPLGALGELETLAKKVCLVQNTLSPELKKPNMVVFAADHGVAAEGVSLFPQEVTFQMVMNFLAGGAAINVFCRQHGIEMKVVDAGVKFDFEKNDLLIDTKIAQGTASFMQGPSMSQAQCEEAIDKGAEVVENIAGEGCNIIGFGEMGIGNTTAASALLSAFVGISPEESVGRGTGVDDAGLQRKINALKKAFEVNEINPSNPVDTLAKVGGFEIAQMTGAMLQAASMGMVILVDGFIATSAFLTAYQINPLVKDFAVFCHHSDEGGHAKMLKYMDVRAILHLSLRLGEGTGAALAYPLVQSAVNFVNEMSSFEDAGVSDEGVKG encoded by the coding sequence ATGAGAGAATTTTTGATAAACAAACCTGATCAAGCTCTTCTACCAAAAATCCAACACAAGATAGACTTCAAAACCAAGCCCTTGGGCGCTTTAGGCGAATTGGAAACCTTAGCCAAGAAAGTATGTTTGGTTCAAAACACGTTAAGCCCTGAGCTTAAAAAGCCTAATATGGTGGTATTTGCCGCCGATCATGGTGTAGCTGCCGAAGGCGTGAGTCTTTTCCCCCAAGAAGTTACCTTTCAGATGGTGATGAATTTTTTGGCTGGAGGAGCTGCTATCAATGTTTTTTGTCGTCAACATGGCATCGAAATGAAAGTAGTAGACGCAGGTGTGAAGTTTGATTTTGAGAAAAATGATTTGCTGATAGACACCAAAATAGCCCAAGGGACTGCTTCCTTTATGCAAGGGCCTTCCATGAGCCAAGCGCAGTGCGAAGAGGCGATAGATAAAGGGGCGGAAGTAGTAGAAAATATAGCCGGAGAAGGATGTAATATCATCGGGTTTGGAGAGATGGGAATAGGAAATACGACAGCCGCAAGTGCCTTGTTGAGCGCCTTTGTTGGGATATCTCCAGAAGAAAGCGTAGGGCGAGGCACAGGGGTGGACGATGCAGGTTTACAAAGAAAAATCAACGCTCTTAAAAAGGCTTTTGAAGTGAATGAAATTAACCCTAGCAACCCTGTTGATACTTTGGCAAAAGTTGGAGGGTTTGAAATTGCTCAAATGACCGGTGCGATGCTCCAAGCTGCATCGATGGGTATGGTGATTTTGGTAGATGGGTTTATAGCTACTTCGGCATTTCTTACGGCTTATCAGATTAACCCGTTGGTAAAAGATTTTGCCGTTTTCTGCCATCACTCAGATGAAGGCGGTCACGCTAAAATGCTTAAGTATATGGATGTGAGAGCTATTCTTCATCTTTCGCTCCGTTTGGGTGAGGGTACGGGAGCTGCTTTGGCTTATCCGTTGGTGCAGTCGGCGGTGAATTTTGTGAACGAGATGTCGAGTTTTGAAGATGCGGGCGTGAGCGACGAAGGGGTGAAGGGATAG
- a CDS encoding lipid A deacylase LpxR family protein: MNPITLRLLIKAAAVTIYLLTFQLAPSAGQNFDFEAFVRADNDVLVHVNLDRYYTNGLEIGFRKRLEHPNFLANGALLHQSEGILLNLSVAQQMYTTRFKSFKNPENMDRPYAGWLFANLGLGYYFKQAIIQANLDVGIVGPSSLSYETQYYVHEFLGVRQPQGWDSQIANHLSANLALSYRHETRLVDNFSLGFGAKGSGGITQSNVEGALFFRWGKFHNLGNSMWKGGVLNNPKRPYAYGKEFFIAGELLPTYVVYNSLIEGGMFENESPLTATISPFMLQSTLSFNYSGRRTSLQFVYHLLSKELEEAFVGFHAFGRIQVGYRF; the protein is encoded by the coding sequence ATGAACCCAATAACTTTACGTCTTCTTATAAAAGCTGCGGCTGTTACTATCTATTTACTCACTTTCCAACTCGCCCCTTCGGCAGGACAAAACTTCGACTTTGAAGCTTTTGTAAGGGCTGATAATGATGTATTAGTACATGTGAATCTCGACCGCTACTATACAAACGGGTTGGAAATTGGGTTTAGAAAAAGGCTCGAACACCCTAATTTTCTGGCGAACGGGGCATTGCTGCACCAATCTGAAGGCATCTTGCTCAACCTGTCTGTAGCACAGCAGATGTACACCACGCGCTTTAAAAGCTTCAAAAACCCTGAAAACATGGACAGACCCTACGCAGGCTGGCTGTTTGCCAACTTGGGTCTGGGCTACTATTTCAAACAAGCTATCATCCAAGCAAACCTCGATGTAGGGATAGTGGGTCCAAGTTCTTTGAGCTACGAAACCCAATATTATGTCCATGAATTTTTGGGAGTGCGGCAGCCCCAAGGCTGGGACTCTCAAATAGCCAATCATCTCTCGGCCAATCTGGCGCTCAGCTACAGGCACGAGACACGCCTAGTCGATAATTTTTCACTTGGGTTTGGAGCAAAAGGAAGCGGAGGAATCACGCAAAGCAACGTAGAAGGCGCACTTTTCTTCAGGTGGGGCAAATTCCACAACCTTGGCAACTCTATGTGGAAAGGCGGTGTATTGAATAATCCAAAAAGACCTTATGCTTACGGAAAAGAGTTTTTTATAGCAGGTGAATTGCTGCCAACATATGTAGTATACAACTCGCTTATAGAGGGAGGAATGTTTGAAAACGAAAGCCCACTGACCGCCACTATTTCCCCATTTATGCTACAAAGCACGCTTTCATTCAACTACTCAGGCAGGCGAACTTCTCTACAATTTGTTTATCATTTACTCAGCAAAGAGCTTGAAGAAGCCTTTGTCGGGTTTCATGCTTTTGGCAGAATTCAGGTAGGATATAGGTTTTAA